Proteins from a single region of Echeneis naucrates chromosome 14, fEcheNa1.1, whole genome shotgun sequence:
- the pdha1a gene encoding pyruvate dehydrogenase E1 subunit alpha 1a — protein MLTNISNLLRACAHRHGAAAVVSARTYADFTTQATFEIKKCDVHKLDEAPATQVVMTRDEGLQYYRVMQLMRRMELKADQLYKQKIIRGFCHLYDGQEACAVGIEAAINPTDHLITSYRAHGYTYTRGGTVKEILAELTGRRGGIAKGKGGSMHMYCKNFYGGNGIVGAQVPLGAGVALACKYQGKNELCVCLYGDGAANQGQIFETYNMAALWKLPVIFICENNRYGMGTSVERAAASTDYYKRGEFIPGLRVDGMDVLCVREATRFAADHCRSGKGPIIMELQTYRYHGHSMSDPGISYRTREEVQEVRSKSDPISNLKDRMLSNNMASVEELKEIDVDVRKEIEDAAQFATTDPEPPLEELCNHIFSNNPEVAVRGTNPWSKLKSVS, from the exons ATGCTGACCAACATCTCTAATCTTCTGAGGGCTTGCGCTCATAGACAT GGGGCTGCAGCGGTTGTGTCAGCTCGGACATATGCTGACTTCACAACCCAGGCTACCTTTGAAATAAAG aaatgtgATGTCCACAAGCTGGATGAGGCCCCAGCCACTCAGGTGGTAATGACCCGTGATGAGGGTCTGCAGTACTACCGCGTCATGCAGCTCATGAGGCGTATGGAGCTGAAGGCAGATCAGCTGTATAAGCAGAAAATCATCAGAGGATTTTGTCACTTGTATGATGGCCAG GAAGCTTGTGCAGTTGGCATTGAAGCAGCAATTAATCCGACAGACCATCTGATCACTTCATACCGTGCTCATGGCTACACTTACACCAGAGGAGGGACAGTAAAGGAGATCCTGGCTGAGCTCACTG GCAGAAGAGGTGGTATTGCAAAGGGAAAAGGAGGCTCTATGCACATGTACTGTAAAAACTTCTATGGAGGAAATGGAATTGTTGGAGCTCAG GTTCCACTTGGTGCTGGTGTGGCTCTGGCCTGCAAATATCAGGGCAAGAAtgaattgtgtgtctgtctctatgGTGATGGTGCCGCCAACCAG GGTCAGATCTTTGAAACCTACAACATGGCAGCACTTTGGAAGTTGCCCGTCATCTTCATCTGTGAGAACAACAGGTATGGCATGGGCACATCAGTGGAGCGAGCTGCCGCCAGCACAGACTACTACAAGAGAGGAGAATTCATTCCTGGTCTGCGG GTGGATGGGATGGATGTCTTGTGTGTTCGGGAAGCAACCAGGTTTGCAGCTGATCACTGCCGGTCTGGAAAG ggTCCCATTATCATGGAGCTTCAGACATACCGCTATCATGGACACAGTATGAGTGATCCTGGTATCAG TTACCGCACACGTGAGGAGGTGCAGGAGGTCCGCAGTAAGAGCGACCCCATCTCTAACCTGAAGGATCGCATGCTCAGCAACAACATGGCCAGCGTGGAGGAGCTCAAG GAGATTGATGTAGATGTAAGGAAGGAAATTGAAGATGCTGCTCAGTTTGCTACCACAGATCCTGAACCCCCTCTGGAAGAACTGTGCAACCACATCTTCTCTAATAATCCCGAAGTGGCGGTGCGAGGCACAAACCCCTGGTCCAAGCTGAAGTCTGTCAGCTAA